DNA sequence from the Cucurbita pepo subsp. pepo cultivar mu-cu-16 chromosome LG06, ASM280686v2, whole genome shotgun sequence genome:
GGGTTAAATTTCTATgactaaattgttatttaaaatttatataaaattttaaattaaattatggaCATTTGAGGTGataattaatgtaaaaaataattgatcgAGTAAAACTATcttgtttataatttataggtttcaataaatctctaaaatataataattttaggtataatatatatattttatttataaaatattatcgaTTTATTATAACTTATAGATATTTACTCgaagttatatttaaaaattaaatttttattaatatgaatattaattatcTACGAGGAACTTAATCCTGGAGGTGGGGAGATTTATTCATCTCTACTCCGCTCCATAGACATTTCTACTCACAACCcgtgtgagatcccaagttagagagagaaacgaaacattccttataaactcatgatcattccataaattagtcgatgtagGACTTCCACCATCcaacgcctccccttaatcgaggctcgactccttttgagtcttagtcatttttgactACCTTCGAGGAGGGGCTTGGCTATGATAGCATGTaagacaaacacgactctccacaatggtatgatattgtctactttgagcataagttctgatggcctttgctttgctttgggcttcccaaaaggcctcataccaatgcagttagtatttctcacttataaacccatcatCATTCCCTAGATTAGTcgacgtgggacttccatcatccaacagttATAACTCTCAGGTCTCCCAATTAACAcactatttttatatatattaaacgtTGAACTCGATCTAGATCTAAGGTTAGAGATAATTAATGGAAGGGTGTCACAAGGACATAAGTAGTAAGAAAAGTGTAGAAAAAAACACGGCCTACCAACtctatttgaatatttgaaaaaatgggGGAGTGGCAGTAAAGAAACATTTGGAGGCATCTGGATGTGGATGGTATGAGCCAATGAGGCCCCCACCCCCCGCCGCGCCCCATCTTCATTACTGttcatttaatatcatttcttACTCTCCCGTTTTGTGGCCATACAAATTCTGACACGGTCTTCTGCCACCAAGTATTTGGTCAAAATCATTGATTTGCCTCTATATATTCTCCAACCTTTTATCAACTGAGTGAACAGACACAAAAATGGAGCTCAATGAACACTACTTGTTTGAAGAACTCTTAGCTTTCAAAAGAGAAATCAATTGGGAATTTGCAATGCCCACGGACATTAATGCCTGGAATTTTGATTGCTCTGATTCTATGCCAATGGATGAGCTGAACCTTAGTTACCTTCTTAATGGCCAAGGTCAGTATTCTTTTCCCGCCGATCAGTttacggcggcggcggcggcggcggcggcgagtACTGGCGATTCGATGAGTTTTGAGGTTTATAATGGGGAATATCCGATTATGAATATGGAAGAGGAGGAGCTTGGAATTCTGGAGGATGAAATTCATAATCTTGAAGTTCAGGCCAATTGTAAAGTGGAAGCTGTTCAATCTCCTGAAGAAATCGTTCCCAACGCCGGCGATTTTGGGCCAAAAGTCGTGAATTCCAATCGGAAGAAGCTTCAGGGGCAGCCGTCGAAGAATCTCATGGCGGAGAGACGGCGGAGGAAGCGCCTCAATGATCGCCTCTCCATGCTCCGATCCATTGTCCCCAAAATCAGcaaggtttatttatttattattattattattattattaatttaatgttaataattacttaaaaattaaattaaaattgtaatttagaTGGATCGAACTGCGATTCTCGCGGACGCGATTGAGTACGTGAAGGAACTGGTGGAGAAAATCAAGAATTTGCAGAGGGAAATTGAAGCGGGGAATGATCCGAATAAGTTGGGGATTTTGAGAGATTTAAAAAGGAATGAATATTTGGTGAGAAATTCGGCTAAGGTAATGCGCGATTAATTAGGttaattgtaattattaattgtgGTTTAGGTTtttaattagggttttcaaaatttgcaGTTTAATGTGGAGAGGCGAGCGGGGGAGACTGGGATAGAGATTTGCTGTGCGGCCAAGCCAGGGCTGTTGCTGTCCACTGTCCAAACCCTCGAAGCGTTGGGGCTTGATATTCAGCACTGTGTCATTAGCTGCTTCAATGACTTCGCCATCCAAGCTTCTTGTTCTGANGTAGCTAAATAACCATTCCTGCTTGTTTCTCCTTGCATGttcttatattttgttttgggaTTGTATTTACGTGTGAtcaaatagggagaggagcaAAGACGTCGTATGAGCACAGAAGAAGTAAAGCAAGCGTTATTTCAAAATACTGGGTACGGAGGAAGATGCCCGTAGAACAAATCTAATTAGATTTGATGTAACAGCCCATGCCCATCACTAACAAATATCGTCTACTTTGAATCGTTATCtatcgtcgttagtctcatagttttaaaacgtatctgttaaagagaggtttccatacgcTTATAACTCTTATCTCCTGctaacgtggaatctcacaattcactcccttaGGGGCTAACGTCCTTGATGCTAGTACACCTTTTATACCACTTGGAATCTAAGCTTGTGGGATGTGAAATCGAGAGGAGagtgaaacatttcttataagtgtgtgaaaacTTCGAACGAACACCTTTTCAAATCATGAGACTGACGAGATAAGTAACGAGCTAAAGCTGACactatctgttagcggtgagttttggctgttacattgttttaataataaatgtgtattcaatttaacaaataattagcgcccaaaaaaaaaaaaagattattttaatataaaatattagaagttaggtttttttttttttattatttataattatttatttatttcaattgtACTGTTCGGTGCTTATTTATAAACAGAAAATTGATGTACGGCTGTGATTCGTACACGGAATCACAAAGATTCATTGATCAGCTTTTAGGCATGCTTTTCAAAAGCCAGCTGTAGTCTGCTTTTTTTTCAGAACTTGAATGGGCCTGGGCTTGGAGGCAGAATCGGGCCCGAATTCTCAGTTCTGCTGCGGCCCATTATAATATCAAGGCCCaagtatattaataatattaaactcTAATAAAACGCATTTAATTAGTGAATTAAGTACAGGCAAGGAACGACCATCTTCCAAAGGTTGCGGCAATGTGATGATGGTGGCGTGTCTCATCCGACAGGGGACACGTCATCAGACAGTCCAGCAAGGCAAGCATGATGCGAAACCCCATTTTGACAGGGTTTCACTTTGTGCTTTAAAATTCCACTATCTGTTacccaaataaaattttaaaaccatatcTTATAATATGGACCCCACGctgttttaatattaatataaggttttattttaataacatattgtgtatataaataatatcttaggaaataaagaaataaaggatAATGTGTTGTCCTTTATCTCTATCTTGTACTCTCTAGTGGAATGAATTCATGTGAAAAAGACCATAACCTAATTTCTGCTACGGAAATCCACGAGGTTGCCATTACTAATCCACTCTAACTTCCTATAGTGATTAAACATATATGCATTCCCCAGTAACTTTATAAAGTTTTGCTTAACAACACTAGACCTTGTTAGGAATcagactctctacaatggtatgatattgtctacttttgaGCATAAGGCCTCGtcgctttgctttgggcttcccaaaatgcctcatgacagtggagatagtattcctcacttttaaatccatgatcttccactaaattaaccatcCTCAATAGACTCACCCCGAACAGGATGTAGAATCTCTACTTAATTTCGAGATAAGGTAGGGAGCTTTGATAGCTAAATGACATCGAGAAAAAAGATTATATCATTGTCATGTTCCTATTACATGTAGGGCTCACTTTAtttatatgtgtgtatatatatatatatatatatatacgccATGCAAgattaaaatttggattttagaaattaagCACTATATTATGTCCTATTAAGatattttgcaattttttttattaaaaatttatttaaaaaataaaaattatatattacaaatatttaatatgaatatactttttaaaatacatatataaaaatatggagattttttttttgtctcattctcgacaaaaataaatgaaaattaaataagagtTAGAGATGAGGAGAGGAAGGTTTACGAGTCCCACCAATAGACGTCtctaaaaatagataaaaataaataaatatttatctttttttaccttaattttttaatctaagaTGAATGGAAAATAACCCAtgtgattaaaaataaaattagaaatccaagctattttaaaatggtattaAGCAATAAATGGAATCCttgtgaataaaaataaaatattatttatttatttattaaaaaagaaatatgtaaTGATTGGGAGTGGGTGAAATTTGAAGGTATTGGAACCTGTAATTAGGTGACAAATTAAAAGCACATGATTAAAGTGATAGGATAGTGTTTGTGTTTCAAAAGActactaattaatttaaattaaacacaaattatttaaacattatCATAATTAAACTTACTTGCACCAAAGGTGGTGACAAGAATTAAAGCGGCTCTCTTTTTAAAACAATGCCTTATTGATGGATGTGAAATTAtgataatgttttaattatatatatatattaaaaataaataaactttattaggttttattttatgaaattttaattatattaaaaaagagcCCACTTGAGTCCGTACTGTACGtaaattgagattttttatttatttattttttattttttgtttggttatgTAAAGTGAAGCGGGTCGTTTTCAATTAATACCCATAACCCATTACCCATGccgattaaataaataaattaaaataaaatatttttgtgcaTAAATTGAATTGTCATCAACAAATCTGCAGAATTTGATCGGAGGAAGATCGAGAGATACAAGAAATGGAATACGATGATCGCGAAGCACAGGATTCcgcctctttgagttttccagttggtttggttcttttgttgacatttttgttCTGCATgtgttgtttcttttcttgttgtCTTCACTGGGAAAAGCTCCGATCAATTCTCGGCTGTCCCGATCACGCCGACCACCGTCATCCTTCTATTCCGCCGGAAACCCCCGCCTTCTCGCCGCCTGATAAATTCTCCCCAATCCATACGGTGCGTTTTGTTCATTCTACTTCTTGTTTAGCTAGTCCATACGGTGCGTTTTGTTCCGCCggggaatttttttatttttttatttattttttaaactaagaatttaaatatcgaataaatcttattattagtttttgaTGTTTcctttatatctttttttttttttttctaaataaaagaTATGGAAGGAGAATCGGCCGGCAAGCCTGACGGTGTTGATGCCCGGCGACGAGGTTCCGAGGTTTATAGCAATGGCATGTCCGCCGTGTGTGGCGGCGCCGTTGGTAGAAATTGTAATACAGAAACCTTCTCAGAGTATTTCCGTAGCTCTCCCTTCAAATTAATGTCGTTTTTGTTCatatgaatttgaatattcCATTATTCCTTTGGAATTTGTAgcaattt
Encoded proteins:
- the LOC111797342 gene encoding transcription factor bHLH93-like; this encodes MELNEHYLFEELLAFKREINWEFAMPTDINAWNFDCSDSMPMDELNLSYLLNGQGQYSFPADQFTAAAAAAAASTGDSMSFEVYNGEYPIMNMEEEELGILEDEIHNLEVQANCKVEAVQSPEEIVPNAGDFGPKVVNSNRKKLQGQPSKNLMAERRRRKRLNDRLSMLRSIVPKISKMDRTAILADAIEYVKELVEKIKNLQREIEAGNDPNKLGILRDLKRNEYLVRNSAKFNVERRAGETGIEICCAAKPGLLLSTVQTLEALGLDIQHCVISCFNDFAIQASCSXGEEQRRRMSTEEVKQALFQNTGYGGRCP
- the LOC111797482 gene encoding uncharacterized protein At5g65660-like, with translation MEYDDREAQDSASLSFPVGLVLLLTFLFCMCCFFSCCLHWEKLRSILGCPDHADHRHPSIPPETPAFSPPDKFSPIHTIWKENRPASLTVLMPGDEVPRFIAMACPPCVAAPLVEIVIQKPSQSISVALPSN